Within the Arthrobacter sp. V1I7 genome, the region GATGAGGTTTGGGTTTGCAACACCTCCATGCGGAAGCCTGCATACCTCCACCATAAGCATGCTTAGTAAGCGCTTGGCAAGCATGCTTACTATTTTTTTGAGATTAACGGAAGTTTTGCATCGGCCTCTCGGAACGATCCGACCCTTGGACCGCGGCCGCCGCCAAGCCCTCGGAGCCGAAAATTCCGCACAATTCCAGCAATATGGCAAATGCGGACCATCTACATCTTGCAGCAGATACCAAGTGTGCTTACGATCTACATAGTAACCATGCTTACTGTTCGATCCAGCACCGCTGGTTCCTAATCGCCAGCTAACCTTCCGAAAAGAGAGCAACGATGACAGAGAACCAATGGCCGCAGGCTGCAGAGCCTGCCTCCACAAATCCGTACCCGGCCGCAGGAACAGCATCCCCCGCCGCTCCTGAAGGTTCCCAGTCCAAAAAGGACGTCGCAAAGGACGAGGCGGCGAATGTGGCCGGACAGGCTGCCGGCGCCGCCCAGAACGTGGCGGAAACGGCGAAGGCAGAGGCCGCCAATGTGGCCTCCGAGGTGAAGACCAGCACCAAGGACCTGCTGCACCAGGCGAAGTCGGACCTGACGAGCCAGGCGGGCACGCAGCAGCAGAAGGCGGCCGAAGGAATCCGCACGATCTCCTCGCAGCTGCGCACCATGGCGGATGCGCCGGACCAGCAGGGTGTCGCTTCGGACCTGATCCGCCAGGCGGCGGACCGCTCCGCCTCCGTGGCCTCGTGGCTGGAGAACCGGGATCCGGGATCCCTGCTGGATGAGGCGAAGTCCTTTGCCCGCCAGCGCCCCGGGGCATTCCTGCTCCTGGCCGCCGGCGCGGGGTTGCTAGCGGGGAGGCTGGGCCGAAGCCTCCAGGCCGGTGCGTCCGCCACAAGTTCCACAACGGGCACGGCAGTCCCGCCGCAGCCACGGCAGTCCCCGGCTACCGAAGCCAACATCACTGCGGGCGTCGGCGAGCCGTTCTACGACGAGACCACGACCGGCCTACCGCCATACGCGGAGACCGTGTACGGCGAGCCGCCGCTGCCAGGCGCAACACGGCCGGGTCCGGCGCAGACCCTTCCGGGAAGTTCCAGCGCCGGTGTCCCGCTGCGCGACGTCAATGATCCGTACACCGAAGGCGAAGGGCGACCCCTGTGAGCAGCCAGACACCGGAACCCCCTCCCTCCGCCGCGCACGCCAAGGCGGATTCGACCTCCCTGGGAGATCTCCTCAGTGACGTCACCCGGGAACTTTCCACCCTGATGCGGCAGGAAATCGAACTCGCCAAGGCTGAACTGAAGCAGTCGGGCACGAAGGCAGGCAAGGGCGGCGGCATGCTCGCGGGCGCCGGCGTGGCCGGCCACTTCGTGCTGCTGTTCCTTTCCATTGCCCTCTGGTACGCATTGGGGATGCTCATGGGCCTGGGCTGGTCCGCCGTCGTAGTAGCCATCATCTGGGGCATCATCGCCGCAGTGCTGGCATCGATGGGCCGCAAGGAACTCAAGAAAATCCAAGGCATGCCCCGGACCGTCGAGACAATCCAGGAAATTCCACCCACCCTGAAACCTAATGAGGACAAACGATGAGTGAAAACCCGGACGCAATCCGCGCCGACATTGAAGCTACCCGCGCCCGCCTCGGCACCAACGTGGATGCCGTGGCTGACAAAGTAACCCCGTCCAATGTCGTCCACCGGCAGACCGACAAGGTCAAGGACGCCGTATACGGGGTGAAGGACAAGATCATGGGCGTCTCGGATACCGCCACCAGCAAAGTCCACTCAGCAACAGGCAGCGCTGGAGCAAGCATTGGCTCCTCCATCGGGGATGCCGGATCGGCCATCGCGGACGCCCCCCACCAGGCCGCCGTGAAGACCCAGGGCAACCCCCTTGCCGCCGGCCTGATCGCCTTCGGCGTGGGACTGCTCGTCTCTTCCCTGATCCCGCCAAGCCAGAAGGAACGCGAAGCCGCCGAGGCGCTGAAGAGCGCCGCGGAACCGGTCACCACCCAGCTGACGGAGGCTGCCCAGGACATGGCACAGGGCCTCAAGGAGCCGGCCCAGGAAGCGGTGGAGAACGTCAAGGCCACCGCCACCGACGCCGTCCAAACCGTCAAGGACGAAGGCCAGGGCAGCGTCTCGGACGTCAAGGCCAGCGCCACTGACGCCAAGGACCACGTCCAGAACACCTAACGCAGTGTTTGCTTGCGGGCCGCCTCCCCACCCAGGAGAGGCGGCCCGTTCGCTTTACCCCGGCCTGATCCGATTATCACCGCTTGCTCCGGACTGCGGTGCCCGGCGCGGCGGCCGGCCGCCGTTGGTGAGTTGGGCGAGGACCTGCGCGGGACGGTTCGTGGTGATCTCGTGGACGCCCAGCTCCTGGCAGAGTGCGACGTCGTCCTCCTCGTCCACTGTCCAGACCCGGAACCGGCGTCCGGAATCGAGCCAGCGCCGGACGATCCGGGAGTGCCCGCGCAAGTAGTCGACGCCGGGTCCGGCAATGCCGACCTCACCGTTGTTCAGGATCCGCACTCCCTCCGTGTGGGCGGCCTTCATCACGTTTGCCAGCGCACCGCCGGTGAACGCCCCGAGGCCAAGCCCTACGCGGATGCCGTCGACGTCCACGTCGTCGACCAGCTGGCAGACCGCCTCCGCCGGAACGGATTTGAGCAGGTGCTTCACCGCGTCCGGGCTGAAGCTCATGAAGGACACCTTGATGTTTCCGAGCATCGACGTGGCCGGCTCCCACCCTTGGGCCGTCAGGACATCGAGGACGCGGTCTTCGAGCCTGAGCTGGTACGGGCTGGGGTGTTTGAGCTCAATTGCCAGCCCGATCTCGCGGCCTGCCGCCCGCAGGATGTCCAGGAGCTCGACAAGGGTCAGGAACTGCGTTGATGTGCCGCCGTATTCGGCGGGAATCCGGGCGCCCCGCCAGGAGGAGAAATCCAACCGGCGGAGCTCCCTCAGGGTCCGGTCGGCGACCGGACCGGTGCCGTCCGAGGTCCGGTCCAGGTTCGCGTCGTGCACCAGCACGGGGTGCAGGTCACGGGTCAGGCGGACGTCGCACTCGACACCGTCGGCGCCGTCGACGATGGCCTGCAGGTAGGCGGCCCGGGTGTGCTCCGCGAAAGCCCCGCTGGAGCCGCGGTGGGCGTAGACAAGCGGACGGGCGTCCCGGGACTCGTCGGTTGTCATAGAGCCACGTTAGCGGACCTGACCGGCCAGGAGTCCGACTAGGCTGGGCACATGCACGTGAATACTGATCGAGCTTCCCGGCCCGCGTCCGGGTCCGCCGTCGAACATCGGTACAGCGCGGCGGACGCCGAGAAAGCCGTTGCGCTGCGGAAAATGAAGCTGCTCGCCGTGTCGCTGCTGATCGCGATGGCCGTCATCTTCCTGATCGCCTTCGGACTGCAGAAGCAGTATCCGTGGCTCGAATACGTCCGGGCGGCTGCCGAGGGCGGCATGGTGGGTGCGCTTGCCGACTGGTTCGCCGTCACCGCCCTGTTCAAGTACCCGATGGGCCTCAAGATCCCGCACACCGCCATCATCCCGAATCGGAAGGACCAGATCGGCGCCTCGCTGGGCGACTTCGTGGAGACCAACTTCCTCTCCGAGCAGGTAGTCCACGAGAAGCTTGCCTCCATGGACATCGCGCGCAAGGCTGGCACCTGGCTGTCCGGACCCGGCGGTGCCGAACGCGTCGCCAAGGAAGGCGCCGCCATCATCCGCGGCGCGTTCACCGTGTTGAACGACGACGACGTCCAGGCCGTGATCGAGAGCATGGTCCGCAAGCATCTGCTCACCCCGCCCTGGGGACCGCCGGTGGGCCGGCTCGCCCAGCGGATCTTCGACGACGGCCACCACCACGCACTCGTGGACCTGCTGGTCGACCGCACGGTGGACTGGGTCCGGGACAACCACGAAACCGTCAGCAGGCTGGTCACGGACCGCTCCCCCACCTGGGTGCCGACCTTCGTGGACGGGCTCGTGGGCGACAAGGTCTACGTGGAGATCCTGAAATTCACCAAGGCGGTGCAGGCCAATCCCCAGCACCAGGTCCGGTTGTCCATCGACAAGTACCTCCAGGAACTCGCGCAGGACCTGCAGCATGACCCGGTCATGATCGCCCGCGCCGAGGGCATCAAAGCCCAGGTCCTCGGCGACCCCGAGGTCAGGGAACTCGCGTCCCGCACATGGGGCACCATCAAGACCGCCCTGCTCACCGCCGTCGACGATCCGCACAGCGAGCTGACCGTGAAGTTCAAGGCCGCCGTGCACGACTTCGGCACCCGGCTGGTGGTGGATCCGGAACTGGCCGGCAAGGTGAACAAGTGGATCGGCGACGCCGCGGGCTATCTCGTGAAGACCTACCGCTCGGATATCGCCGCCGTGATCTCAGATACCGTGGCGCGCTGGGATGGCGAAGAAACCTCACAAAAGATCGAGCTCCAGGTGGGCAAGGACCTGCAGTTCATCCGGATCAACGGCACCGTCGTGGGCGCCCTTGCCGGGCTCGCCATCTTCACCGTGGCGCACCTGTTGTTCGGCTAGCTCTCTAGGCGAAACTTTCCAGCTCGACGCCGGCCTGCTCCAGGGCCGCGCGGACCGCGCCCGCCGTGAGGATGGACCCGGGGGCAGCCCCGTGCAGGCACAGCGAGTGCGGTTCGATCCGGAGCACCGTGCCGTCGACCGCTTCGACTTCGCCCTTCGTAGCGAGGCGTACGGCCCGTTCTGCGATTTGCCCGGCGTCGTGCAGCAGGGCACCGTCCTGCGAGCGCGGCACAAGGGTGCCGTCCGGCAGGTAGCTGCGGTCGGCGAAGGCTTCGGCGAAGACGGGGTGGCCCGATTCCGCTGCAATCGCGAGCAGGGCGGAGCCGGGGAAGCCGAGCACCGGCAGTCCCGGGTCGTAGGCCTGGACGGCAGCGATCACGGCCGACGCCTGCTCGGCGTCGCGCACTGTCCGATCGTAGAGGGCGCCGTGCACCTTGACGTAATCCACCGAGGCGCCGACCGCATGGGCCACCCCGTCCAGGGCGCCGAGCTGGTACAGCACGGACCCGAAGAGATCGTCGAAGGACATGTCCAGTGCCCGGAGGCCGAACCCGGCGAGGTCCGGGTAGCCGATGTGGGCGCCCACCCGGACGTCGAGCTCGTAGGCGGCACGGCAGGTGTCCAGCATCGTCACGGGGTCTCCGGCGTGCACCCCGCAGGCCACGCTGGCGCTCGTGACGAGGGGGAACATGGCGGCGTCGTCACCCATGGTCCAGCTCCCGAAGGACTCCCCGAGGTCGGCGTTCAGATCCAAGACTTGCCGCCTTCCGGCGCAGAGTCGTTGCGGGGGCCGGCGTCGGAAGGCGTGCCCGGGCCCGCCCCCAGGCCGGGGTCGGAAGGCGTGCCGGGGCCCGCATCCAGGCCGATGTCCGGACGGGTGTTGCGGAGGGCCTCCGGGCCGGCCGCGCCCGCGTTGGCCCGCAGTTCGCCCGGGATCGTGTCCGGCATGGGTCCGAAGGCCTCCTTGGCGTTGGCGATGACGGCGAGTCCCATCATGCGGTTGCCGACGCCGCCGACCACGGCTCCGATGCCGAAGGGCAGCGCCCGGCCCAGCAGGGCAGTGCCCTGGCGTTTCAGCAGGTTCCGGAGGAACATCGTCTGGATCCGTTCCCGCACCGAGCCGAAGCCAGCCATCGGAACCCGGCGGGCGAAGAGGGAGCCCCACGCCTGGGTGGGTCCCTTGCCTTGCCCCGCGGACTGCGCGCCCAGCGAGCCCAGCAAGGCCGTGCCCTCCTCACCGAGCATGATGGCCATGACCAGCGTGCTTGCCTTATCCGGGTCGACCATCTGCACGCCGTGCAGCTCGGCGAGCGAGGTAGCGAACACTGCCGTGGCCTCGAGGAATCCGACGGTCGCGGCGGCTGAAAGACCCAGTGCGGCCACGGTACCGACACCGGGAATTACGGCCGATCCGCCCACGAGTGCCCCGCCGCCGGTGACGGTGAGCAGATAATCGCGTTCCAGTTTTGCGGCCAGTTGCGCCGCCGTGGCATGCGGATGCCTCTTCTGCAGGCGCCGGAGATTTGCCAGGACCAGGGGGCGCTGGATCTCGACGGCCCGCAAGAGCACGTTGTGGACGCCTGGCTTGGGGTTGCCCTCGGCGTCGAACATCACGTTGTGTGCGGTCTTCTGCGCCATCTTCATCGCCGGGTTGCTGCGCTTGGCCATCGTCGCCTCTCGTCAAAAACCGGAACTGTCGGTAGGTGCAGGCCGTCACTTGCCTGCACGCCTTAACACTAGGCCAAACCCCCGGCCGGGTCAGGGCGCCCCGGCACACCGGCCCATCCCGCGGCCCGGCATTTTTCCCTCAGAGTCCCCGGCGGGCCCCTAGACTGGGCACATGCGCGCCCCGCGAGCCCTCCGTCCATTCGCGCACCGGGAATACCGGGTGCTGATCGCGGCGCTGGCCATCTCCATCTTCGGCTCCGGAATGTGGGCCGTCGCGATGGTCTATGAGGTGATCCACCTTGGCGGCGGCCCGCTGGAGCTCTCGCTTGTGGCCGCGGCGGGCAGTGCGGGGCTCGTGGCGTTCGTGCTGGCCGGCGGCATCGCGGCGGACCGGGTGCCGCAGCGGCTGCTGATCATCGGAGTCGAGGGCGCGAACCTGGCCGTCATTGCCGGCATCAGCGGGCTCGCCCTGCTCGGCTGGCTGCAGCTCTGGCATCTGGCGCTCGGGGCGTTCGTGTTGGGCGTCGGGGCGGCGTTCTTCTTCCCCGCGTACTCCGCCATCCTGCCCCGGATCCTCCCGCCCGAGGACCTGCTCGCGGCCAACGGCATGGAAGGGACAGTGCGGCCGATCCTGCAGCAGGCTGCCGGTCCTGCCGTCGCCGGCATCCTGGTGGCCGCGCTTTCCCCCTCGCACGCGGTGACCGGCGTGGCGGCCTGCCATCTGCTGGCTTTCGGAATCCTGAACTTCCTCAGGCCCCAGCACCCGCTCGCGGGCCAGGAGCCCGCGGACGCCGCCGCGGGCGAGCGGGTGCACGCCAGCTCGTTGCTGCACGACCTCCGCGAAGGGGTGGGCTACACGCTCCGGACCCCCTGGCTGTTGTGGACCCTGCTCTGGGCCTGCATTTCGGTACTGTTCCTGATCGGCCCGATCGAGGTGCTGTTGCCGTTCGTGGTCCGCGACCAGCTCGGCGGCGACTCGCGGATGTTCGGTTTCCTGCTCGCCATCATGGGCGTCGGTAGCGCTGTAGCCTCGCTGGCCACGGCGTCCTTCCCCCTGCCGCGCCGCTATCTCAGCGTGATGATGGTTTCCTGGGGAGTGGGCACGCTGCCGATCGCCGCCGTGGGGATCATGGACAGTTTCTGGGCGGTGGCCGCAGCCATGTTTGTCTTCGGCGCCACCGGAAGTGTGGGCATGGTCATCTGGGGCACGTTGCTGCAGCGCCGGGTCCCGCCGCACCTGCTCGGCCGCGTCTCCAGCCTGGATTTTTTCGTCTCGCTCGCCCTCATGCCCGTCTCCATGGCCCTGGCCGGCCCCGCCGCCGAGGTGCTCCCGGTGTGGCTGATATTCCTCGTGGCGGGGGGCGTGTGCCCGCTCATGGCCGTCGTGGCGATGGTCGTCGCGCGGATGCCGCAGGACGAGCTGGCCCATCCCCTGGACCGCGGCCTGGACCGCGGCGCGGACAGCGGCGCGGACCGGGACCCGGACAGCGGGCGGACGGCGGAACGGACCTGATGTGCGACCGGGGCGGATCGACGTCGTCCCTCCGCGCCGTGGCTGAGCCCGGGACGCGCGCGTTCGCGTCCCGGACTGCCGCGCCTCAGACGGCGGCGCGGACGACCGGGATCGACGCCGTCGGAAGACCGCTGGGGAAAACCGTGGGCTCAGGTACGGCCACGGGCGCCAGCGGCACCCGGACCGGGTCACCGTCCACGGTCAGCAGCTCGCCGCGCACCTCGACGTCGAGCGGCGCGCCCTGCCGGACCGTCAGGGTGATGGATCCCTGTTCCAGGCCGATGTGCAGCAGCCTGCCCTGGACCTTCAGGTGGAAAGACAGCCCGTCCCATTCGGCAGGCAGCCGCGGGTCGAAGTACGGCACCGCGCCTTGGTCCCGCAGGCCGGCGAAACCGCTCACCAGCGAGCTCCACACACCGCCGGCCGACGCGATGTGGACGCCGTCGATCGTGTTGCCGTGGGTGTCGTCGAGGTCAATGAACAGCGCGTGCGTGAAGTGGTCCAGCGCCGCCTTGCCGTAGCCGACCTCGGCCGCCATGATGCCCTGGACGCAGGCGGAGAGCGTGGAGTCGCCGGTTGTGATTGGATCATAGAAATCGAACGCGCGGCGCTTCTCTTCGGCGGTGAAATCCTGCCACTGCAGGAACATGGCCAGTACGGTGTCCGCCTGCTTGAGGACCTGGTGCCGGTAGATCACCAGCGGGTGGAAGTTCAGCAGCAGCGGGTACTTGGCACGCGGCGTACTCCAGTCCCACGGCTCCAGGGTCATGAAGTCGTTGTCCTGTGAGTGCACCTGCAGGTCCTCGTCGTACGGCAGCTGCATGCGGTTGGCGGCCTGCTCCCAGAGCTGGCGTTCGGCGTCGTCGATCTCCGGGTGGTCCAGCGCCGCCGCGGCACGCAGGTTAAAGCGCGCCATGACGTTGGTATACAGGTTGTCGTTGACGACCGCCGTGTACTCGTCCGGGCCGGTGACGCCGTGGATGTGGAAGAGGCCGTCCTTGCCGAAGAAGCCCAGCGAGACCCACATCCGGGCCGTCTCGATCAGCAGCTCGGAGCCGAGGGATTCCCTGAACTCGGAGTCGCCGCTGGCCCAGATGTAGCGGTTGGTCGCGAACGCGATCGCCGCGGCGATGTGGAACTGGGCCGTGCCCGCCGCGTAGTAGGCGCTGGCCTCGAGCCCGTTGATGGTCCGCCAGGGGAACAGGGCTCCGTCCACGCTGAGCTCCTCGGCGCGGAACTTGGCCTCGGGCAGCATCTGGTGGCGGAACTCGAGGACCTGGCGGGCGTTCCCCGGGTTGGTGTAGGTCAGGTACGGCAGCAGGTACACCTCCTGGTCCCAGAAGTAGTGGCCCTCGTAGCCGGAACCGCTGACGCCCTTCGCCGGGATGCCGGCGACGTCGGCGCAGGCCGTGGCCTGGGCCAGCTGGAAGAGGTTCCAGCGGACCGCCTGCTGGAGTTCGGCCTGTCCGGCCAGCTCGATGTCGCTCGTGGTCCAGTAGTCGCGGTAGTGCGCCGCGCTTTCGGCGAAGATCTCGCCGAGGGGCTTGAGGCCGGCTTCGGCGGCGTCGGCCAGGTCCCCGACGTTCTGCCCGACGGCGTAGCTGACGCTCTTCTCCAAAACGAACGGCTCGTCCGCGCCGACGGCCAGGACG harbors:
- a CDS encoding phage holin family protein — protein: MSSQTPEPPPSAAHAKADSTSLGDLLSDVTRELSTLMRQEIELAKAELKQSGTKAGKGGGMLAGAGVAGHFVLLFLSIALWYALGMLMGLGWSAVVVAIIWGIIAAVLASMGRKELKKIQGMPRTVETIQEIPPTLKPNEDKR
- a CDS encoding DUF3618 domain-containing protein, which encodes MSENPDAIRADIEATRARLGTNVDAVADKVTPSNVVHRQTDKVKDAVYGVKDKIMGVSDTATSKVHSATGSAGASIGSSIGDAGSAIADAPHQAAVKTQGNPLAAGLIAFGVGLLVSSLIPPSQKEREAAEALKSAAEPVTTQLTEAAQDMAQGLKEPAQEAVENVKATATDAVQTVKDEGQGSVSDVKASATDAKDHVQNT
- a CDS encoding glycerophosphodiester phosphodiesterase family protein, with product MTTDESRDARPLVYAHRGSSGAFAEHTRAAYLQAIVDGADGVECDVRLTRDLHPVLVHDANLDRTSDGTGPVADRTLRELRRLDFSSWRGARIPAEYGGTSTQFLTLVELLDILRAAGREIGLAIELKHPSPYQLRLEDRVLDVLTAQGWEPATSMLGNIKVSFMSFSPDAVKHLLKSVPAEAVCQLVDDVDVDGIRVGLGLGAFTGGALANVMKAAHTEGVRILNNGEVGIAGPGVDYLRGHSRIVRRWLDSGRRFRVWTVDEEDDVALCQELGVHEITTNRPAQVLAQLTNGGRPPRRAPQSGASGDNRIRPG
- a CDS encoding DUF445 domain-containing protein gives rise to the protein MKLLAVSLLIAMAVIFLIAFGLQKQYPWLEYVRAAAEGGMVGALADWFAVTALFKYPMGLKIPHTAIIPNRKDQIGASLGDFVETNFLSEQVVHEKLASMDIARKAGTWLSGPGGAERVAKEGAAIIRGAFTVLNDDDVQAVIESMVRKHLLTPPWGPPVGRLAQRIFDDGHHHALVDLLVDRTVDWVRDNHETVSRLVTDRSPTWVPTFVDGLVGDKVYVEILKFTKAVQANPQHQVRLSIDKYLQELAQDLQHDPVMIARAEGIKAQVLGDPEVRELASRTWGTIKTALLTAVDDPHSELTVKFKAAVHDFGTRLVVDPELAGKVNKWIGDAAGYLVKTYRSDIAAVISDTVARWDGEETSQKIELQVGKDLQFIRINGTVVGALAGLAIFTVAHLLFG
- a CDS encoding LamB/YcsF family protein; its protein translation is MDLNADLGESFGSWTMGDDAAMFPLVTSASVACGVHAGDPVTMLDTCRAAYELDVRVGAHIGYPDLAGFGLRALDMSFDDLFGSVLYQLGALDGVAHAVGASVDYVKVHGALYDRTVRDAEQASAVIAAVQAYDPGLPVLGFPGSALLAIAAESGHPVFAEAFADRSYLPDGTLVPRSQDGALLHDAGQIAERAVRLATKGEVEAVDGTVLRIEPHSLCLHGAAPGSILTAGAVRAALEQAGVELESFA
- a CDS encoding MFS transporter produces the protein MRAPRALRPFAHREYRVLIAALAISIFGSGMWAVAMVYEVIHLGGGPLELSLVAAAGSAGLVAFVLAGGIAADRVPQRLLIIGVEGANLAVIAGISGLALLGWLQLWHLALGAFVLGVGAAFFFPAYSAILPRILPPEDLLAANGMEGTVRPILQQAAGPAVAGILVAALSPSHAVTGVAACHLLAFGILNFLRPQHPLAGQEPADAAAGERVHASSLLHDLREGVGYTLRTPWLLWTLLWACISVLFLIGPIEVLLPFVVRDQLGGDSRMFGFLLAIMGVGSAVASLATASFPLPRRYLSVMMVSWGVGTLPIAAVGIMDSFWAVAAAMFVFGATGSVGMVIWGTLLQRRVPPHLLGRVSSLDFFVSLALMPVSMALAGPAAEVLPVWLIFLVAGGVCPLMAVVAMVVARMPQDELAHPLDRGLDRGADSGADRDPDSGRTAERT
- a CDS encoding glycoside hydrolase family 65 protein gives rise to the protein MALITSDRARFPNDPWQLVETVHLPGNAGTLETLFSLGNGHLGIRGAHWAAADAELPGSFINGFHETWDIKHAENAYGFARTGQRILYIPDANNFTVIIDGETLSLAESTVLDYRRSLDFATGVYECRVVWQCRSGATVTTTERRAVGYGSRGALGISLELAADRDISADVTSSVINRQDQPVEDHSAHDPRRAGRHAGRVLLPVRLDGGDGSLRLSWETAESKQRIGLAVDHWTNAGVQPFDTQVHEDDSSVRYVLAVGADEPFVLEKSVSYAVGQNVGDLADAAEAGLKPLGEIFAESAAHYRDYWTTSDIELAGQAELQQAVRWNLFQLAQATACADVAGIPAKGVSGSGYEGHYFWDQEVYLLPYLTYTNPGNARQVLEFRHQMLPEAKFRAEELSVDGALFPWRTINGLEASAYYAAGTAQFHIAAAIAFATNRYIWASGDSEFRESLGSELLIETARMWVSLGFFGKDGLFHIHGVTGPDEYTAVVNDNLYTNVMARFNLRAAAALDHPEIDDAERQLWEQAANRMQLPYDEDLQVHSQDNDFMTLEPWDWSTPRAKYPLLLNFHPLVIYRHQVLKQADTVLAMFLQWQDFTAEEKRRAFDFYDPITTGDSTLSACVQGIMAAEVGYGKAALDHFTHALFIDLDDTHGNTIDGVHIASAGGVWSSLVSGFAGLRDQGAVPYFDPRLPAEWDGLSFHLKVQGRLLHIGLEQGSITLTVRQGAPLDVEVRGELLTVDGDPVRVPLAPVAVPEPTVFPSGLPTASIPVVRAAV